Proteins from a genomic interval of Stenotrophomonas maltophilia R551-3:
- the imuA gene encoding translesion DNA synthesis-associated protein ImuA, whose amino-acid sequence MGAVVALDRLLDGRQLWRGPARQGPASDHLASGHPALDARLPGGGWPASGLCEVLQAAPGVGELALVWPALAKLSQRDRPIVLVAPPYRPHAPAWAAAGLDLAQLQIIHAAPKQALWAAEQCLRSAACAAVLCWPHQADDRSLRRLQVAADSGQCLGFVFREAQAARNPSPASLRLQLDHGQVRVLKCRGGLPPAQPLPLAIAH is encoded by the coding sequence ATGGGTGCTGTCGTCGCCCTCGACCGGCTGCTGGACGGGCGTCAGCTGTGGCGCGGCCCGGCTCGCCAGGGGCCGGCCAGCGACCACCTGGCCAGCGGTCACCCGGCACTGGACGCACGCCTGCCCGGCGGTGGCTGGCCGGCCAGCGGGCTGTGCGAGGTGCTGCAGGCCGCGCCCGGCGTCGGCGAGCTGGCGCTGGTCTGGCCGGCGCTGGCGAAGCTGAGCCAGCGCGACCGCCCGATCGTGCTGGTCGCCCCGCCCTACCGCCCGCATGCCCCGGCCTGGGCGGCTGCCGGGCTGGACCTGGCCCAGCTGCAGATCATCCACGCCGCACCGAAACAGGCGCTGTGGGCCGCCGAACAGTGCCTGCGCTCTGCGGCCTGCGCGGCGGTGCTGTGTTGGCCACACCAGGCCGACGACCGCTCACTGCGCCGGCTGCAGGTGGCTGCCGACAGCGGCCAGTGCCTGGGCTTCGTGTTCCGCGAGGCGCAGGCAGCGCGCAACCCCTCCCCGGCCAGCCTGCGCCTGCAGCTCGACCACGGCCAGGTACGGGTGCTGAAGTGCCGTGGCGGCCTGCCACCGGCGCAGCCGTTGCCACTGGCCATCGCCCACTGA
- a CDS encoding Y-family DNA polymerase, with product MHWACLLLPQLALDSVLRLQPDPQRPLVLLQGPAQRRVLRAVSPSARAAGLRPGMLLSAAQVLVQDMHLHDYDPNAEQHTRQLLASWAYAYSSQVSLDFPHALVMEIGASRALFGDWLTIEKRLRNELHELGFRHRLVAAPTAHAARVLANVHDGLGIDAQQLPAALAQLPLPRCGLPSEAVTVLGRSGLRTLGAVLELPRDSLARRFSPEVLQQLDALRGLPTAPLRYYQPPDRFDARIEFEYEIESSQALLFPLRRLLLDLAAFLCSRDGGVQRFDLHFEHDLLPASVLTIGLLAPERDPALLFEIARNRMEAFALPAGSRALRLQAEQLPPFVPAARDLFDTRPAQAMPWNQLRERLRARLGDDAVQPLAVQADHRPERASGTQPAAKPPAYWPLRPGWLLDTPQPLRDPRLRIVTGPERIESGWWDQADARRDYYVVETAHGQRGWAFRDRNDPHAPWMLHGWFG from the coding sequence ATGCATTGGGCCTGCCTGTTGTTGCCGCAGCTGGCACTGGACAGCGTGCTGCGCCTGCAGCCGGACCCGCAGCGGCCACTGGTGCTGCTGCAGGGGCCGGCACAGCGTCGCGTACTGCGTGCGGTCAGCCCATCGGCACGCGCAGCGGGGCTGCGCCCGGGCATGCTGCTGTCGGCTGCGCAGGTGCTGGTGCAGGACATGCACCTGCACGACTACGACCCGAACGCCGAACAGCACACCCGGCAGCTGCTGGCCAGTTGGGCCTACGCCTACAGCTCGCAGGTCAGCCTCGATTTTCCGCACGCGCTGGTCATGGAGATCGGCGCCAGTCGCGCCCTGTTCGGTGACTGGCTGACGATCGAAAAGCGCCTACGCAACGAACTGCATGAACTCGGTTTCCGCCACCGCCTGGTGGCCGCGCCCACCGCGCATGCCGCGCGCGTGCTGGCCAACGTCCACGACGGCCTCGGCATCGATGCGCAGCAGCTGCCAGCGGCACTGGCGCAGTTGCCATTGCCGCGCTGTGGCCTGCCCAGCGAAGCGGTGACCGTGCTCGGTCGTTCCGGTCTGCGCACGCTGGGTGCGGTGCTCGAACTGCCGCGCGACAGCCTGGCCCGGCGCTTCTCACCCGAGGTGCTGCAGCAACTGGATGCGCTGCGCGGCCTGCCCACCGCGCCACTGCGCTACTACCAGCCACCGGATCGTTTCGATGCGCGCATCGAATTCGAATACGAGATCGAATCCAGCCAGGCCCTGCTGTTCCCGCTGCGTCGCCTGCTGCTGGACCTGGCTGCGTTCCTGTGTTCGCGCGATGGCGGCGTGCAGCGCTTCGACCTGCATTTCGAGCATGACCTGCTGCCGGCCAGCGTGCTGACCATCGGCCTGCTGGCACCCGAGCGCGATCCCGCGCTGCTGTTCGAGATCGCACGCAACCGCATGGAAGCCTTCGCCCTGCCGGCCGGCAGCCGCGCACTGCGCCTGCAGGCCGAGCAACTGCCACCGTTCGTGCCCGCAGCGCGTGACCTGTTCGATACCCGGCCGGCGCAGGCGATGCCTTGGAACCAGCTGCGCGAGCGCCTGCGCGCTCGGCTCGGCGATGACGCCGTGCAGCCGCTGGCGGTGCAGGCCGACCACCGCCCCGAGCGCGCCAGCGGCACCCAGCCTGCGGCCAAGCCACCGGCATACTGGCCACTGCGCCCCGGTTGGCTGCTGGATACCCCACAACCGCTGCGTGATCCGCGCCTGCGCATCGTCACCGGGCCGGAGCGGATCGAATCGGGCTGGTGGGACCAGGCCGATGCGCGCCGCGATTACTACGTGGTGGAAACCGCGCATGGCCAGCGCGGCTGGGCTTTCCGTGACCGCAATGATCCGCATGCGCCGTGGATGCTGCACGGCTGGTTCGGCTGA